Proteins encoded together in one Candidatus Sulfotelmatobacter sp. window:
- a CDS encoding deoxyhypusine synthase family protein, which translates to MKPGNHPNNTKDQSHPSQGHAAGGEGKDRSLHNPIEDRLIPLEPLDLGKIASIDGLVRAMSKTAFTGRQLGEAADVLEAMALDEDAFIVMTLAGAMTVAKQGLIVTELIDRGIVNAIVSTGALMAHGLVEATGRSHFRANPDVSDEELYEQGYNRVYDTLEPEQNLDDVEEVMSAVLEAWDHNEIMCSYKLNHAIGAYLANRDKDQRGILKSAYEQGVPVFVPAFSDSELGLDTALNNRLRESTGRHKIRFDPFEDLEHFAATLLRQKKLGIFTIGGGVPRNWSQQFGPFCELRHRRLGENVPLKRYHYGLRICPEPVHWGGLSGSPYSEAISWGKFVPPSEGGRFGEVFVDATVGLPIIVAAVIERLDKAHKGSRKGKRELAKRK; encoded by the coding sequence GTGAAACCAGGGAATCATCCCAACAACACGAAGGACCAATCGCATCCGTCGCAGGGACATGCCGCGGGCGGCGAAGGCAAAGACCGCAGCCTGCACAATCCCATCGAAGACCGATTGATCCCGCTGGAGCCGCTCGATCTTGGCAAGATCGCCTCGATCGACGGCCTGGTGCGAGCGATGTCGAAGACGGCCTTTACTGGACGCCAACTCGGCGAGGCTGCCGATGTGCTCGAAGCCATGGCGCTCGACGAAGATGCCTTTATCGTGATGACGCTGGCTGGCGCGATGACGGTGGCCAAGCAGGGACTCATTGTCACCGAGTTGATCGACCGCGGCATCGTGAATGCCATCGTCTCGACCGGCGCGCTCATGGCTCACGGTCTGGTCGAGGCCACGGGCCGGTCGCATTTCCGCGCCAATCCCGATGTCTCAGACGAAGAACTCTACGAGCAAGGCTACAACCGCGTCTACGATACGCTGGAACCCGAGCAGAATCTGGATGACGTTGAGGAAGTCATGTCGGCCGTACTGGAGGCCTGGGACCACAATGAAATCATGTGCTCCTACAAGCTGAATCATGCCATCGGCGCGTATCTGGCGAACCGCGACAAGGACCAGCGCGGAATTCTGAAATCGGCTTATGAGCAGGGTGTACCAGTGTTCGTGCCTGCCTTCAGTGACTCCGAACTTGGTCTCGATACCGCGTTGAACAATCGTCTGCGCGAGTCCACGGGCCGGCACAAGATTCGCTTCGATCCCTTTGAGGATCTGGAGCATTTTGCAGCGACGCTGCTGCGGCAAAAGAAGCTGGGAATTTTCACGATTGGGGGCGGCGTTCCACGCAACTGGTCGCAGCAGTTTGGTCCCTTCTGTGAATTACGGCACAGGCGGCTCGGCGAGAACGTGCCCTTGAAACGCTATCACTATGGCCTCAGAATCTGTCCTGAGCCAGTTCACTGGGGCGGATTGTCAGGAAGCCCTTACAGCGAGGCGATTTCCTGGGGCAAGTTCGTCCCGCCGTCAGAAGGCGGAAGGTTCGGAGAAGTGTTCGTCGACGCCACTGTCGGCCTGCCCATCATCGTAGCCGCGGTGATTGAACGTCTCGACAAAGCCCACAAGGGATCGAGAAAAGGGAAGAGGGAGCTGGCAAAGCGGAAGTAG
- a CDS encoding S53 family serine peptidase codes for MLRRSGPSLLTLVALVSIVSMVCQAQSPTLMTRHTRQEVTSGLAPMVGRLPATQSLRIVLVLQHQNQAELENFLKDLYDPSSPSYRQFLTVDQFTEKYGPSREDYEAVKAFARANGLQIKATSRNRMILPVSGSVENIEKALHVNFGIYQHPTEHRTFFAPDREPTPDLSVRLWSIGGLDNYSIPKPALVRRDANDPGVRSGATTGSCPSKSFCGSDMRAAYYTDGTLTGAGQSLGLFEFVGTDLVDLTTYFTNVGQTNNVPITLLSVDGQSTSCTEKSGCDDTEQTLDMTQAIGMAPGLSSLVMYIGKGGLSGQTLDDAGILNAMATASPLNAQLSASWLWRPADASTDEPFFQEFATQGQNFFNAAGDNGKWATGGFVWPSDDGLVTSVGGTSLKTTGAGGAWASETGWSDSGGGISTDSISIPSWQVATAAGCTKCSQTLRNGPDISANSDFSFYVCADQTSCTANNYGGTSFATPMWAGFLALVNQQAVANGQPTLGFVNPALYTLGLSSSYNTDFHDITSGSNGFSATVGFDLVTGWGSPTGQALIDALAPVNAGDFTITAAPTAISVARGSSGKSRITTAVSGGFDSAIALTATGQGAGVLVAFNPSTIAAPGSGVAGMQVKVAPTAKTGTRTITITGTGGGNTHTATVTVTIN; via the coding sequence ATGCTACGTAGATCCGGTCCATCGTTGCTGACCCTCGTTGCGCTTGTATCGATCGTAAGTATGGTCTGTCAGGCGCAATCACCGACCCTAATGACGCGTCACACGCGGCAAGAGGTCACCAGCGGGCTTGCGCCCATGGTAGGCCGCCTGCCCGCAACCCAGTCCCTGCGCATCGTTCTCGTTCTTCAGCATCAGAACCAAGCCGAATTGGAAAACTTTTTGAAGGACCTTTACGATCCTTCCAGCCCATCGTACCGCCAGTTCCTCACTGTCGATCAGTTCACAGAAAAATACGGTCCCAGCCGCGAAGATTATGAAGCCGTGAAGGCTTTCGCGCGAGCCAACGGGCTCCAGATCAAGGCCACGTCCCGCAATCGGATGATCCTGCCGGTCAGCGGTTCGGTGGAAAACATTGAGAAGGCCCTGCACGTAAATTTCGGTATCTACCAGCATCCAACCGAACACCGCACTTTCTTTGCTCCTGACCGCGAACCCACTCCGGACTTGTCGGTCCGCCTGTGGAGCATTGGCGGCCTGGACAACTATTCGATTCCAAAGCCTGCATTGGTTCGCCGCGATGCCAACGATCCGGGTGTGAGGTCTGGAGCCACCACCGGTTCCTGCCCTTCGAAATCATTCTGCGGCAGCGATATGCGGGCAGCCTACTACACTGACGGGACTCTCACTGGCGCCGGCCAGTCACTGGGCCTGTTCGAGTTCGTTGGAACCGACCTGGTTGACCTGACGACGTACTTCACGAACGTCGGCCAAACCAACAACGTGCCGATCACCCTTCTATCTGTGGACGGCCAGAGCACCAGCTGCACGGAGAAGTCCGGCTGTGATGACACCGAACAGACTCTGGACATGACCCAGGCGATCGGCATGGCTCCCGGTCTTTCCAGCCTCGTGATGTACATTGGAAAGGGCGGCTTGTCGGGACAAACCCTCGACGATGCCGGCATTCTTAACGCCATGGCTACTGCAAGTCCACTGAACGCTCAGTTGAGCGCTTCGTGGTTGTGGAGACCAGCTGACGCCAGCACCGACGAGCCCTTCTTCCAGGAGTTCGCGACGCAGGGTCAGAACTTCTTCAATGCGGCTGGCGACAATGGCAAATGGGCGACGGGCGGCTTTGTGTGGCCCTCAGACGACGGCCTCGTTACTTCCGTGGGTGGAACCTCTTTAAAAACCACGGGTGCCGGCGGCGCATGGGCCTCGGAGACGGGCTGGTCGGATAGCGGTGGCGGTATTTCGACCGACAGCATCTCCATTCCCTCCTGGCAGGTAGCCACGGCGGCCGGTTGTACCAAGTGTTCACAAACACTGCGGAACGGACCGGACATCTCGGCCAACTCGGATTTCTCATTCTACGTTTGCGCCGACCAAACCAGTTGCACGGCCAACAACTACGGTGGAACCAGCTTTGCCACACCCATGTGGGCGGGCTTCCTGGCTCTCGTCAATCAACAGGCCGTGGCGAATGGACAACCCACGCTCGGCTTCGTCAACCCGGCCCTTTACACTCTTGGCTTGAGCTCGAGCTACAACACTGATTTCCATGACATCACCAGTGGCAGCAACGGCTTTTCGGCTACCGTCGGCTTCGATCTCGTAACCGGATGGGGCAGCCCGACCGGCCAGGCTCTGATCGACGCGCTGGCGCCAGTCAATGCGGGCGACTTCACTATCACGGCAGCACCCACAGCGATTAGCGTGGCACGGGGCTCCAGCGGTAAATCCAGAATCACCACCGCCGTCTCCGGCGGCTTTGATTCGGCGATTGCGTTGACGGCGACCGGGCAAGGGGCAGGCGTACTTGTGGCGTTCAACCCCAGCACCATTGCAGCGCCGGGATCGGGCGTGGCAGGCATGCAAGTCAAGGTGGCGCCGACGGCCAAGACCGGCACTCGCACCATCACGATAACCGGAACCGGTGGCGGCAACACGCACACCGCAACAGTTACCGTCACCATCAACTAG
- a CDS encoding carbon-nitrogen hydrolase, which translates to MPPEKFRVALVQMSCGPEPEQNLEKALGRVADAAGRGAQVVCLPELFQTQYFCQREDHSLFDLAEPIPGPSSEKLSAAARGNGVVLIASLFEKRAAGVYHNTAAIFDRDGSLRGLYRKMHIPDDPLYYEKFYFTPGDLGFRALDTSAGRLGTLVCWDQWYPEGARLTALQGAQVLFYPTAIGWHPAEKAEFGVAQHDAWRTIQRAHAIANGVYVAVVNRVGFETGNVRGNSAPGQGLEFWGGSFFCDPFGRVLAEGSHDREEILVGDVDLKALEDIRRNWPFLRDRRIDAYGGIGSRMID; encoded by the coding sequence GTGCCCCCTGAAAAGTTTCGCGTGGCGCTGGTGCAGATGTCGTGCGGGCCAGAGCCGGAACAGAATCTAGAGAAAGCGCTCGGCCGAGTCGCTGACGCAGCCGGCCGCGGGGCCCAAGTCGTGTGCCTGCCCGAGCTTTTTCAGACGCAGTACTTCTGCCAGCGTGAAGACCATTCGCTTTTCGATTTAGCCGAGCCGATCCCGGGGCCGAGTTCTGAGAAACTGTCTGCCGCGGCACGGGGTAATGGCGTGGTGCTGATTGCATCGCTCTTCGAGAAGCGGGCGGCCGGGGTCTATCACAACACGGCAGCGATTTTCGACCGCGACGGCTCGCTGCGCGGCCTTTATCGCAAGATGCATATTCCCGACGATCCCCTGTATTACGAGAAGTTCTATTTCACGCCGGGGGATCTGGGATTCCGGGCGCTCGACACCAGCGCCGGACGACTGGGCACGCTGGTCTGCTGGGACCAGTGGTATCCCGAAGGCGCGCGGCTGACGGCATTGCAGGGCGCGCAGGTTTTGTTTTATCCCACTGCGATTGGATGGCATCCCGCGGAGAAAGCCGAATTTGGCGTGGCCCAGCATGATGCCTGGCGTACTATTCAGCGAGCTCACGCGATTGCCAACGGGGTTTATGTCGCGGTCGTGAACCGCGTTGGTTTTGAAACCGGCAATGTGCGCGGGAATTCGGCGCCCGGCCAGGGGCTTGAGTTCTGGGGCGGATCATTTTTCTGCGATCCCTTTGGGCGCGTGTTGGCGGAGGGCTCGCACGACCGCGAAGAGATCCTGGTCGGCGACGTTGATCTGAAAGCGCTGGAAGATATCCGGCGTAACTGGCCGTTCCTGCGCGACCGGCGGATTGACGCGTATGGCGGAATCGGGAGCCGGATGATCGATTGA
- a CDS encoding VOC family protein encodes MTHEAGRTITRPVLTSIAAQLFVADIKASCDFYTDKLGFTVDFVYGDPPFYGQVTRDHARLALRVVGEFVFVGDIREREHLLSASLTVGSADEINQLFSTYQAAGVRFHQTLKEDTWGARTFIVGDLDGNLILFAGPAE; translated from the coding sequence ATGACTCACGAAGCCGGTCGGACCATAACACGCCCTGTTCTCACTTCGATCGCCGCACAATTATTCGTTGCCGACATCAAAGCGTCGTGCGATTTCTATACCGATAAGCTCGGCTTCACGGTCGACTTCGTCTATGGCGACCCGCCATTCTATGGGCAGGTCACCCGCGACCACGCGCGGCTTGCTTTACGAGTGGTCGGGGAGTTCGTATTCGTCGGAGATATTCGAGAGCGCGAGCATCTGCTGTCCGCTTCACTCACGGTCGGTAGTGCGGACGAGATTAACCAACTTTTCTCGACTTACCAGGCGGCCGGAGTGCGCTTTCATCAGACCTTGAAGGAGGACACTTGGGGCGCCAGAACCTTCATCGTTGGGGACCTGGATGGAAACCTCATTCTCTTTGCCGGCCCGGCGGAATAA
- a CDS encoding agmatine deiminase family protein: MKSRMNLAETPAALGQRMPAEWEPHAGTWLAWPHYRGDWPGKFEPIPWVYADIIRNLAKHERVELIVNDGNAARQARKALRRAEALSGNVYFHRWPTNRVWLRDSGCIFLTAQPGVARPDSPARLSPHGAQSSEPFTLKFRFNAWAKYSNWRHDEKIGSLMAKAAHAREIRPLAAGNRIVLEGGSIDVNGAGTILTTEECLLSKVQERNPHMARAHYEKAFADYLGAPNTIWLGRGIFGDDTHGHVDDLTRFVSKNTVVTMVERNSKDVNHAPLQANLRRLQSARDQDGKQLNVVELPMPQPVVFESRRLPASYANFYIANGVVLAPVFNRPNDRIALNTLAELFPTREIVPIYSGDFIWGLGAMHCMTQQQPM; this comes from the coding sequence GTGAAATCCCGAATGAACCTGGCAGAGACACCGGCGGCACTCGGTCAGCGCATGCCGGCCGAGTGGGAGCCGCATGCCGGGACCTGGCTGGCGTGGCCGCACTACCGCGGCGACTGGCCCGGGAAATTCGAGCCCATTCCATGGGTCTATGCCGACATCATCCGCAATCTGGCAAAGCATGAACGCGTGGAGTTGATCGTTAACGACGGGAATGCTGCCCGCCAGGCGCGAAAAGCTCTACGCCGAGCCGAGGCATTGTCGGGGAATGTGTATTTTCATCGTTGGCCTACGAACCGCGTATGGTTGCGGGACTCTGGCTGCATCTTCCTGACGGCGCAGCCGGGCGTTGCCCGGCCGGACAGTCCGGCGCGTCTGTCCCCACATGGCGCTCAAAGCTCCGAACCGTTTACCCTCAAGTTTCGCTTTAACGCGTGGGCGAAATATTCCAACTGGCGGCATGATGAAAAAATCGGCAGTCTGATGGCGAAGGCCGCGCATGCTCGCGAGATTCGACCGCTCGCCGCGGGCAATCGTATCGTTCTCGAAGGCGGCTCCATCGACGTCAACGGCGCAGGCACGATTTTGACTACTGAGGAGTGCCTGCTCAGCAAAGTACAGGAGCGCAATCCGCACATGGCGCGTGCCCACTACGAGAAGGCCTTTGCCGATTATCTGGGCGCGCCGAATACGATCTGGCTGGGACGCGGCATCTTCGGCGACGACACGCACGGTCACGTCGACGACCTCACGCGCTTCGTCTCAAAGAACACAGTCGTGACGATGGTGGAAAGAAATTCCAAAGACGTAAATCACGCTCCGCTGCAAGCCAATTTGCGCCGGCTACAGTCCGCGCGCGACCAGGACGGAAAACAACTCAACGTCGTTGAACTGCCCATGCCGCAGCCCGTCGTGTTTGAAAGCCGCCGTCTGCCCGCGAGCTACGCCAATTTTTATATTGCCAATGGAGTCGTGCTGGCGCCGGTGTTCAATCGGCCCAATGATCGCATCGCGCTGAACACGTTGGCCGAACTCTTCCCGACCCGCGAAATTGTTCCCATCTATTCGGGAGACTTCATCTGGGGACTGGGCGCAATGCACTGCATGACACAACAACAGCCAATGTGA
- a CDS encoding NADH-quinone oxidoreductase subunit I, translating into MGIPSLLRKVFLVDLLQGLKITFRYQDPKEIYTEQYPLERPQVAERYRGAPRLNVNPDTDETMCIACDLCALACPEHLIIVGSERNEKTRRKELTHFTYDLSRCMFCGLCEDACPTDALELTQDFELASYTRDGAIWDRETLEKGPQPTQYHR; encoded by the coding sequence ATGGGCATCCCAAGCTTGCTCCGCAAGGTCTTCCTGGTGGACCTGTTGCAGGGACTGAAGATCACGTTCCGCTATCAGGATCCCAAGGAGATTTACACCGAGCAGTATCCGCTGGAGCGGCCGCAGGTGGCTGAACGCTATCGTGGCGCGCCGCGGCTGAACGTCAATCCCGATACCGACGAAACCATGTGTATTGCCTGCGACCTGTGTGCTCTGGCTTGTCCCGAGCATCTGATTATTGTCGGCAGCGAACGCAACGAAAAGACCCGTCGTAAAGAACTCACCCACTTCACATACGACCTGAGCCGCTGCATGTTCTGCGGCCTGTGCGAAGATGCTTGCCCCACCGACGCGCTCGAACTCACGCAGGATTTCGAGTTGGCCAGCTATACGCGCGACGGCGCCATCTGGGATCGCGAGACACTGGAAAAAGGCCCCCAACCTACCCAGTATCACCGTTAG
- the tadA gene encoding tRNA adenosine(34) deaminase TadA: MPPHKTSSPPTRKTPAPKAEEPRPTPDELWMEEALRCAQRALEAGEVPVGAVVVCGGAIVGRGWNRNISDSDPTAHAEIIALRAAGAAIGNHRIEYCELFVTIEPCAMCAGAMVHARIRRLIYGADDPKAGAVRSVMQVLNHPQLNHKIEVRGGVLAGRSAEVLQSFFRKRR, translated from the coding sequence GTGCCCCCACACAAAACATCTTCACCGCCCACGCGTAAAACACCTGCACCAAAGGCCGAAGAACCAAGACCCACCCCAGACGAACTCTGGATGGAAGAAGCCCTACGCTGCGCCCAGCGCGCGCTCGAAGCCGGAGAAGTCCCGGTGGGCGCGGTGGTCGTGTGCGGTGGCGCGATCGTTGGCCGCGGATGGAATCGAAATATTTCGGATTCGGACCCCACCGCCCACGCCGAGATCATCGCGCTGCGCGCAGCCGGTGCAGCCATTGGTAACCATCGCATCGAGTACTGCGAACTGTTTGTTACAATTGAGCCGTGCGCCATGTGCGCCGGGGCGATGGTGCATGCCCGTATCCGACGGCTGATATACGGCGCGGACGATCCCAAAGCCGGCGCAGTACGGTCGGTGATGCAAGTCCTGAATCATCCGCAGTTGAACCATAAGATCGAGGTTCGTGGCGGAGTGCTGGCCGGGCGCAGCGCGGAAGTGCTGCAGTCGTTCTTTAGAAAACGTCGTTAG
- a CDS encoding NAD(P)/FAD-dependent oxidoreductase, with the protein MNRKACIVGSGPNGLAAAIVLAQAGLQVEVLEAEATPGGAVRSMELTLPGFVHDFGSAVHPLGAGSLFFSSLPLHDHGLEWIHSPAPLAHPLDDGTAVVLERNLEDAVASLGADGNVWGSLVRPFVENWRDFAPEVLRPVSFIPKHPWLMARFGVSALFSAQAISHRFHSERTRALFAGLAAHSFLRLDEPLSGAFGLLFGISVHAVGWPIPREGAQSLTNALCSYLSTLGGQVKTSSRVESLATLSDYDLILCDITPWQLLRIAGPRLSESYKRRLGRFRYGAGVFKVDYALSQPIPWKASECLRAATVHLGGSFEEIAASEKGTRSGQHADRPFVLLAQPTIFDASRAPAGKHVAWAYCHVPNGSKIDMLERLEGQIERFAPGFRECVLARRVFSPADLESMDANLVGGDIGGGVMDLHQFLFRPTRQHYATSAKDVFICSSSTPPGGGVHGMCGYHAAIRALASLGKP; encoded by the coding sequence ATGAATCGCAAGGCGTGCATCGTGGGCTCGGGTCCCAATGGGCTGGCGGCGGCCATCGTCCTGGCTCAGGCGGGACTGCAAGTAGAAGTGCTGGAGGCGGAAGCGACGCCTGGTGGCGCCGTCCGCTCAATGGAATTGACGCTGCCGGGTTTCGTGCACGATTTTGGATCCGCGGTACATCCGCTCGGCGCCGGCTCGCTCTTCTTCTCTTCACTTCCACTTCACGATCACGGGCTGGAATGGATTCATTCTCCCGCGCCGCTCGCCCACCCGCTCGACGATGGTACGGCTGTAGTTTTGGAGCGCAACCTCGAAGATGCAGTAGCTTCTCTGGGCGCGGACGGAAATGTCTGGGGCAGCCTGGTGCGGCCGTTTGTCGAGAACTGGCGCGACTTTGCTCCGGAAGTGCTGCGCCCGGTTTCTTTCATTCCGAAGCATCCGTGGCTGATGGCGCGCTTCGGAGTGAGTGCTCTCTTCTCTGCGCAGGCAATCTCGCATCGTTTTCACAGCGAGCGCACCCGGGCATTGTTCGCGGGTCTGGCTGCGCACTCTTTTCTTCGCCTCGATGAGCCGCTGAGTGGCGCGTTTGGCTTGTTGTTTGGCATCTCCGTGCATGCCGTGGGTTGGCCGATTCCGCGGGAAGGGGCTCAGTCGCTTACCAATGCGCTGTGCAGTTATTTGTCGACGCTCGGGGGGCAAGTCAAAACTTCTTCGCGCGTGGAATCGCTTGCAACCTTGTCGGACTATGACTTGATCCTATGCGATATCACGCCGTGGCAGCTTCTCAGAATCGCGGGCCCACGCTTGTCTGAGAGCTACAAGCGTCGACTGGGACGGTTTCGCTACGGTGCCGGCGTATTCAAAGTGGATTATGCCTTGAGCCAGCCCATTCCGTGGAAGGCTTCGGAGTGCCTGCGCGCCGCGACGGTGCATCTGGGCGGAAGCTTCGAGGAGATTGCAGCCTCGGAAAAAGGAACGCGAAGCGGGCAACACGCGGACCGGCCATTCGTTCTATTGGCACAACCGACCATATTCGATGCCTCTCGCGCTCCCGCCGGCAAGCACGTTGCCTGGGCGTATTGCCATGTGCCTAACGGTTCGAAAATAGATATGTTGGAGAGACTCGAAGGCCAGATCGAGCGCTTCGCTCCAGGATTTCGGGAATGTGTCCTGGCCCGTCGCGTGTTCTCGCCCGCCGACCTGGAGAGCATGGACGCCAACCTTGTCGGCGGAGACATTGGAGGCGGCGTGATGGATCTTCACCAATTTCTATTTCGGCCGACGCGGCAGCACTATGCGACTTCAGCGAAAGACGTGTTCATCTGTTCTTCATCGACTCCACCCGGGGGCGGCGTGCACGGAATGTGCGGCTACCACGCGGCGATACGGGCGCTGGCGAGTCTGGGGAAACCTTGA
- a CDS encoding lipase maturation factor family protein: MGWAASSWIGWLFDAPQGAPNRLIPRWLFLRALGGIYFSAFFSLIFQIRGLIGPNGILPARDYLRAIAQSLGGWQRFWYAPTLLWWSSGSFALNALCWAGMVAAILLVLNVWPRGMLAICFVCFLSFVSAAQDFSGYQSDGMLLEAGFISLFFAPPGWRPGLGETHPASRASLFLLQWEWFRIYFQSGVVKLLSGDPQWRHFTAMDEYYQNGPLPTWIGWYVEHSPHWFHAATVGATLALELGLVWMLFLPRRWRIICFFIVTPWQIGVILTANYTFLNYLVLVLGFLLLDDRFLLRLLPARWKNRLLIESEPPHAIRTESENWRNRFLPLWRFLKLSASAVMLLWIFYATTAQLLMRAQLPMAPAIALEPFRIANQYGLFAVMTRGRYEIEFQGSTDGQHWVAYPFRYKPQELNQPPRIYAPYQPRFDWNLWFASLGSWREYPIVANTEVRLLANDKDVLELFAANPFAPEPPHQIRVLLWQYWFTSMAEKRATGMWWRRQLLGLYSPTLERTANGGVKAIEWPTVQPRD, translated from the coding sequence ATGGGCTGGGCTGCTTCCTCCTGGATCGGTTGGCTCTTTGACGCACCACAGGGTGCGCCAAACCGGCTGATCCCGCGGTGGCTATTTCTTCGCGCTCTCGGAGGTATCTATTTCTCCGCATTTTTTTCGCTCATCTTTCAAATCCGCGGCCTGATCGGGCCGAACGGAATTCTGCCCGCGCGAGATTATCTTCGTGCGATCGCTCAGTCACTCGGCGGTTGGCAGCGATTCTGGTATGCCCCGACGCTGCTGTGGTGGTCCAGTGGATCATTTGCGTTGAACGCGCTGTGCTGGGCGGGCATGGTGGCCGCGATACTGCTGGTGCTGAATGTTTGGCCGCGCGGAATGCTGGCGATTTGTTTCGTATGTTTTCTGTCATTTGTCAGCGCGGCGCAGGATTTCTCCGGCTACCAATCCGATGGCATGTTGCTGGAGGCGGGATTCATCTCTCTTTTTTTCGCGCCGCCCGGTTGGCGTCCGGGCTTGGGCGAAACGCATCCGGCCTCGCGGGCCAGCCTATTTCTGCTGCAATGGGAGTGGTTCCGCATTTATTTTCAGTCCGGTGTGGTGAAACTTCTCAGTGGAGATCCGCAGTGGCGGCATTTCACTGCCATGGATGAGTACTACCAAAACGGTCCGCTGCCCACCTGGATCGGCTGGTACGTCGAGCACTCGCCGCACTGGTTTCATGCGGCAACGGTGGGGGCCACGCTGGCTTTGGAACTAGGTCTGGTGTGGATGCTGTTCCTGCCGCGCCGATGGCGGATCATTTGCTTTTTCATCGTGACCCCGTGGCAGATCGGCGTGATCCTGACCGCGAACTACACGTTTTTGAACTATCTTGTTCTCGTGCTGGGGTTTCTGTTGTTGGACGACCGTTTTCTATTGAGACTGTTACCGGCGCGCTGGAAGAATCGTCTGCTGATTGAATCTGAGCCGCCACACGCGATAAGGACAGAATCGGAAAACTGGCGCAACCGCTTTCTTCCACTGTGGAGATTTCTGAAGCTCTCCGCGAGTGCGGTGATGCTGCTATGGATTTTCTATGCGACCACGGCTCAGTTGTTGATGAGGGCACAGCTTCCGATGGCGCCGGCCATTGCGCTGGAGCCATTCCGGATTGCTAATCAATACGGGCTGTTTGCCGTGATGACGCGCGGCCGATATGAGATCGAATTCCAGGGTTCTACAGACGGCCAGCATTGGGTCGCCTATCCTTTTCGCTACAAACCGCAAGAATTGAATCAGCCGCCGCGCATCTACGCGCCGTATCAGCCGCGATTTGACTGGAACTTGTGGTTCGCCTCGCTGGGATCATGGCGCGAATATCCGATCGTGGCGAATACGGAGGTGCGGTTGCTTGCGAACGATAAAGATGTGCTGGAACTTTTTGCGGCGAATCCTTTTGCGCCTGAACCGCCCCACCAGATTCGAGTCCTGCTTTGGCAATACTGGTTCACCAGCATGGCAGAAAAACGAGCAACTGGAATGTGGTGGCGTCGACAACTTCTAGGTTTGTATTCGCCCACGCTTGAGCGAACGGCTAACGGTGGCGTCAAAGCCATCGAATGGCCGACGGTGCAGCCGCGGGATTAA
- a CDS encoding GNAT family N-acetyltransferase: MSDPRAALSKVEVISASHDLTGFDCGLHQSLNDWLKRFALVNQKNESARTYIVHRGNSVVGYYSISAGSVSIEEASTRISKGLARHPIPVILLARLAVDKDEQGTGLGKALLKDALARIVQAADIVGARAVLVHAIDEPARRFYEHFGFEPSPIHELRLMLLMKDLRKALAQ; encoded by the coding sequence ATGTCCGATCCAAGGGCAGCGTTATCGAAAGTCGAGGTGATCTCCGCTTCCCACGACCTGACTGGCTTCGATTGCGGACTCCATCAATCCCTGAACGACTGGCTGAAGCGCTTCGCTCTTGTTAACCAAAAAAATGAGTCAGCCCGAACCTACATCGTCCATCGCGGTAATTCTGTCGTCGGATATTATTCGATCTCTGCTGGCAGTGTCTCGATCGAGGAAGCGTCCACGCGAATCTCAAAAGGTCTGGCGCGCCATCCCATTCCTGTAATTTTGTTGGCCAGGCTTGCCGTTGACAAAGACGAGCAGGGAACCGGACTGGGGAAAGCGCTGCTGAAAGATGCGCTGGCGCGAATCGTTCAGGCGGCTGATATCGTGGGCGCGCGTGCGGTTTTGGTTCACGCTATCGACGAACCAGCGCGAAGATTCTATGAACATTTTGGCTTCGAGCCGTCGCCCATCCATGAACTGCGCCTAATGTTGCTAATGAAGGATCTGCGCAAAGCGCTGGCACAATAA
- a CDS encoding DUF1778 domain-containing protein, producing the protein MPSTAARKKRTERFNVRVSDREAELIRLGAEQRGVNITNFILESACARAEQEIAEARHFELSSKDWQKFTAALDRPARLKPRLKRLFAEPTVLD; encoded by the coding sequence ATGCCTTCGACTGCAGCCCGCAAGAAACGCACCGAGAGGTTTAACGTTCGAGTCAGCGATCGCGAGGCAGAGCTCATTCGCCTCGGTGCCGAGCAGCGGGGCGTGAACATCACAAACTTTATTCTTGAGAGTGCGTGTGCCCGCGCGGAACAAGAGATTGCCGAGGCGCGGCACTTCGAACTTAGTTCCAAAGACTGGCAGAAATTTACCGCGGCTTTGGACCGGCCTGCCCGGCTGAAGCCCCGTCTTAAGCGATTGTTCGCTGAGCCAACCGTTCTTGACTAG